The sequence AAAtcacccaccaaaaaaaataaaaaaaataaatttgtgtcGGTGTCCAGTTATCTTACTCAACATTTTATTCAAACCAATactatcaaaaaattaaaaggtggGATTTTTGTGTCCCATCCTTGATGTTACAACACTTTAATACAAAGATATGATTTATGTCTAATACACTAATACTCTAGATGCGTAGAAATACGAATATGTGTCCGCATTTTAATATGTCCAATGTATTGACGCATTTGATATAATCTCAACCCTTAATACaacattagcaaaaaaattatatgcttAGTCTACTAAGACCATTTGTTTCGTGAGTACTGGTGGCTTGATGATCATGAGCATGTCCAGCGGGGGACCTTGCATGGCGAAGATGCCTTTCTTGGGAGAGTAATTTTGCAAACCTGCAACAACATTAATTATATGCTTTTGCATTAGCTTAAAgtgaaaaactaaaaacaaaacttttttctaaagaaattgtagaatatatataataacagtttgatatatttatttttagtaccTTGTGAGGGCAGCTTCATTAGTTTCATGGTTAGAAGCCTCATAAACTCCTGTGTTCAGGTTCACCCTAGCAACTGGTTTCTTTAGCAACTCTTCACCAGCTTTCACAAGATCatccaaattttgttttgtggcCACGTCCACAGAAGTTACTGTCCCAACCAAGGTATCGTCCTGCATTGTTTTGATTCAAACTTGTCTATGTTAATTATGTGAACAAGAACTTTTGACTTTTATACcatgaattttattacatacGACTTGCATAACAATGTGTCAATTCTTAAATACAAAACataaaatgtaagaaaaatatcaaagtttttattaattttactataaatGTTTCAAACTAATGTTGTAATAATAAATGTGATCATTATCACTTCaacacataataaataaatgtttaaatcaattttttatttcatgatGAAAAAGTCTCAATACACAATAAAAACCTCACAATATTTGTATgatacctttattttttgttgtagtgaatCTGTGcataatcttattttattttgacctatgaTAAATTGACACTCTACTTGTcaagaaaatgttgtgaaattttgttgtgCTCGTAGAAGAACTCGATTGGTGAACATTGATTTATAGGATTTGTGTGATAAAATATGTACTAACCCCTAGTCTCACccaaaaagtaattaaaaaatttatttattactatattATTGATGTGTCATTAATTGCATTTagtaagttattaatttttttttggtaataaaattgGTCATAGTTGTAGTATTTTCTTATGTATTTCTTTTGATTATGGAAGGTCTGAATGATATAGATTTACCTGAATCCGCAAGTAATTTTTCTCAGAATGAAGGGCTTGAAAAACCACAGAGAGGTGGACATCAACCATATCTGCACTTGCGTGAGAAAATACATCAATAATTGGGGTGGAACCACCACTTGTTAACCAGTCTAGCAGGCCCCACTTAGCTGCCTTGAGTGCCCTGTATTTTCCTTCGGCTTTTTGTGAGCCAGTTCCTAATGATATCACCAGAAACCTTCCATAGTCCATTGGTTTTATTGGAAAGAAGTCAGAATTTCCTCGAATGATCTGCTTTGTCACTTCACCAATGGCAAGTAAAGCCTGAAATTGCACCAATTTAGTAATATTAGAATAACGGTTAAATGAtcaaacttattattttttaaacaggtttataataaaaaaatattaggaaacttaattatatataataatcatTAGGAGTCATGTGAAGTTTGAAAAAGACATATACCGGATTATTAGCAGCAACACCACCATCTGTAAGGTTAAATTCTCTCACGTTCCCCTCGTGGTCTACAGTTTCAAAGTAATAAGTTGGAAGATAAGTTGGGGCAGCTGAGGTTGCTATGCAAATATCTGAGAGTAAGGCATTCATGCTTGGGTTTTTCTTTACCTGTTTTCATGACCAAATCAAAGTAAATGTTAGTACAATTCAGCTCCATCATTTGCAGTCACTTTCTTATCCAGGGTTAATCTGAACCACTACATATATTGTggaaattaaaggaaaaaaaaagtactggggttaaaaaaccattttaatgagattaagtgACAAACCTCATAGCTAGAAAAAATGGTTGGCTGGAGTGTTTTGATGTCAAATGATGGAATAACAACATTAGTCAATGTCTTTTCCAATTTTGTATGTCCTAGTTTTTCCTTAACAAGGTTATGCAGATATTTCCCATCATACTTTGGTCCAGCTAGAGCTTTGATAATCTTTATAAGATAAGGAAATACTGGAGAACTgcaatttggaaaaaataatatcatgttaaaaaccaaaacaaatggGGTCAAGTCAATAATCaaacagatatatatatatatatatattattgatatttttataTCTCATACTCTAATTTTTACCTGCTCTGTGGGAAGATATGAGGGCAGTGGTTTAAGTAGAAATCATTGATATCCTTGGCAGCAAAGACAGGTCGGTTATTTTCATCTGGAGCCGCTAGCATGGCAGTGACAAGACCACCTGTGCTTGTTCCTGAGATAACATCAAAATAATCTGCTATTCTTGCATCTTCACCATCCAGTTTCTGCACCATACATAAGCAAATATAGAGTAAGTACTTGGAAAGATTGCATGTTGAACCCTTATATATGATTTAACAAAGCAGAACTTCACTagcgaaagaaaaaaaagtgttgaaTTTGTTTAGGTTTGTGGAATGAAACATGTatgattaatatataatatataatatatttttctaccTGAAGTTCAGATTCTAAAAAACTAAGGATAGTTCCTGGGATAATCCCTCTTATTCCACCACCATCAATGCTGAGAACAGTGATTAGATTTCCATAAGTTGGAGGTTGTAGGGGTACATTTGTTGAGCCCATTGGGATAAAGATGCaggtaagagagagagagagagagagagagaaactattTTAAGGAAGTTAAAAAGAGATGATTATGTGACTCGATCTGTCTTCTTTTCATGGAAGTATGTGTATTTATAGTACTCCTCAGTCATCTCTTTGTCCAAACTCCAAGGATTCTACCGCGTCATTGGATTGGGCCATAAGCCTTAACAGAAAGTCATCGGATGAGATCAAGGTGTTTCAAATTTGACCAATAACTTGTACCTTTTCTGATATTGTTTACTTACATATATACTGAAAATTCATAAACCAATGTAGTGTTTGGAAAGTTCGGGTGAATTACAAGCATTGCCTCTTACTTTGTCACAAAAATTGCCCCTTTAGGCTATGGTCACTGTAAGTGAGAATTGTAGGTAAGACCACTTCAAAAGAATTGTAGGTGAGCATGAGTTTGGTTAGACCATAAAGGCAATATGGGACTAGTTAGGCAACAGGCCTAACAAAGGGGCTCATGAATGGCTACCCCCAAGTTAATCCCTACCTAGTggctaaaattatatttattattattctcaAGCTTTGCTTTTGCTACATTCAATGGCTGCAACATTCAAGAATAACAAGTCTTTTCAttttacatgttaatttgatttgcAAAAGGCAGCGCCGCAAGTAACCAAAAGATGTGTTAGATATATACATGTGAGTAGAATGTTCatatagagaaaaagaagagaagttgagaaattaataatataGTGGAGCTCCTATGTCATATTAAGGACTCCATTGGAGTTTTCCCAAGTATTATCTTCCCAacatgatgatgatgttggggagataaacaccttgggCTCAATTGGAGTTTTCCTAAGTATTATCTTCCCAACATGATGGTGATGTTAGGGAGATAAAACACTTTAAGGACACACTTAACTCAAAAGGTTTAACTGTTATGagttcaattatgttatattaaccatttattattaatattattattcaatttagGACTTCAATAACGTGTATATACCCAAccggttatcatatcattgaaaaGTCATTTGAGGTATATGTCAgaattcaatattcaaataaatGTGTACAATTCAATTACATCTAATGCTTAAAGGAAATGTGAAAAACTTGATAATTCTATTGGCCTTATGATTTTTGTCTTCAAATCGTGTTGAATTATTGACCCTATGTATCTATACCATTTTGCAAATCCGACATGCATGGTTATTCATTCTTAAAAGATTTGATTGTTctgtcaaaaaggaaaagaagtaaGTCTTATAGCTACGATACTTTTAGTTTTGGTAAATTTTCCAGTTGACATAGTCAAACTTTTGAGACCGTTGTCTAGGTTATGCTTCCTTTTCTCTTTGGCTAAAACAAACGTGAAGAAAGGGCAAATGGAATTTTAAATGTGAAGAATATTATATCCATTATCAGAGGATAACTTGCAAAGGCAATTCTAGTGACCGAGTACTTGTTAGAATTCAACAATTCAACATATGTGTACCATTCAATTTCAAGCGCTGCATAAAAGAAATGTAAAAACTTGGTCATTCTATTGGCCTTATGCATTGTTTTCAAAACTTGATCATTTCTAGGACCTTCGGTAGAGATtaatgagagaaaaaataaaaattacagtAGAGATTAATGAAAGAACTGCAGCATGAAATTATGCAACTTGTCTCTAAATCTTAAACTAATAGGAAAATGGTGAATTAAATCATTTAGCCATTATTCTAACCGTAAGTAGTTCATGTTGAGAGTTTACTAAGTTTTTTTCTTGACAGGAACATAGATTTAGCACCACCTGTTTAGAATTTTCTATGACAGTATTTGACTTACTGCATTTCCAATCTAGTATTAACTGATATTTGTATTGCTgcaatatttttaaatcaattatttGCAGTTTACTAGCAAGGCAGGAAGAAgattaatttatgttttgagaaGGGAACAAATTAAGTATGAAAATTGATAATATCTTTCCTGTTAGACTTTATAACGTTAGGAATAAGCATGATGACAACATTTGAAAAAGACGCATCAACATACATCTCAGAAGACCatcataagttaaaaaaaa is a genomic window of Quercus lobata isolate SW786 chromosome 2, ValleyOak3.0 Primary Assembly, whole genome shotgun sequence containing:
- the LOC115974207 gene encoding patatin-like protein 2 encodes the protein MGSTNVPLQPPTYGNLITVLSIDGGGIRGIIPGTILSFLESELQKLDGEDARIADYFDVISGTSTGGLVTAMLAAPDENNRPVFAAKDINDFYLNHCPHIFPQSSSPVFPYLIKIIKALAGPKYDGKYLHNLVKEKLGHTKLEKTLTNVVIPSFDIKTLQPTIFSSYEVKKNPSMNALLSDICIATSAAPTYLPTYYFETVDHEGNVREFNLTDGGVAANNPALLAIGEVTKQIIRGNSDFFPIKPMDYGRFLVISLGTGSQKAEGKYRALKAAKWGLLDWLTSGGSTPIIDVFSHASADMVDVHLSVVFQALHSEKNYLRIQDDTLVGTVTSVDVATKQNLDDLVKAGEELLKKPVARVNLNTGVYEASNHETNEAALTRFAKLLSQERHLRHARSPAGHAHDHQATSTHETNGLSRLSI